The Aquitalea magnusonii region GGTGCCGGCAATCAGCTGAAAGCTGTTTTGCAGGGTGCGTCGGCTGATGCGCAACTGCTGGCACAGGTCCAGCACTGTCACCGGCTCGTCGCTGCTGGCCAGCACGATGGCCTGGCTGCGCCGCACGATGTCACAGTGGGTGGCGTGGGTGAGGTTGATGGCGCGCTCCGGCACGCTGCCGTGCAGCAGGTCCAGCAGCAGGCTGATCAACTGGTGTTGCACCAGCTTCTGGCTGCCGGCAAAGCGCATCAGGTCCGGGTTTTCTACTGCCTGATCGAACACGCTTAGCAATAACTGGCGGGTGTGGGCCAGTTGCTCGGGCGGAATCTGGATCACCGGCTGCCATTGGCGCTTGCTGCTTAGCTGCTGATAAAACTCCGGTGCCAGTGCCGCCAGGTCTTCGTTGCGCACCGATAGCTGAATGGAGTCCACCTCGGCAGGCGCATGCATGATGAATTCTTCATTGCTGCGCAAGGCGGTAATGGCATGACAGCCAACTGCGCGGCCTTGCAGGGTGAGCGGCAGCGGGGCGTGGATGGGGATGGCGAAGTGAACCATGTCGGCGGGGGCGCGGCCATATTGCACCACGCGCTGGTTGAAGGCTTCGCGGAACACTTCCAGATGGCCGGTATTCAGGCGGGACAGCGAGCTGTAAAAGCGCCCGCCACTGATCTGGTCGTATACCTGCTGCCAGCCGGGCAAGTGTGCGGCATGGCATTGGGCGTCATCGAAATGGCGGACTTCAGCCAGCATGGTGGACCTCCTGATGCAGTTCTCCGGTGGCAGCCTGTGGCCGCTCACCTGCTGTTTCTGACGATGTAGATGTCAATCTGATGCGACTGCATGTGCGGTCGCCCGGCCTCTGCGGGCCATCTTGTCTGCCGCGGCAAGTTGGTGGCATGTCCGTTTTGGACATGCTGTCTTGTACTGGCCAAGTCCTGACTATATTGGGTCATTTGCCGATGCGCTGCAAAAAATACTTAATATATTATCTATTTGTCTGTCACCCTTGTCGGGCAAGGCTTGCCACAGCCTTGTCCGGCAATCCTCCTGCCGTGTTGGCTGCTGTTTCTTCATTGCAACAACGGGGTCCGGGTGCTGCCTGTTTTGCGCTGTGCTGTCCTGCCGGGCAGGCCATGCAGGATTTGCCGATTTGGGATCAGGCCGCCAAAAACTGACGCGTATATTGATCTGCAACAAATCGCGTTGCTGCTGTTGCTGCTTGTCGGTGACAGATGGCGACAAGGCAAATCAGGCGGCCTGCTTTCGGGTAAGCCCGCCCTGCAAGGAGTGGAGAGAAAATGGATCACAATCGGGTAGTGGTACTGGACGCGGTGAATACCTTCCTGCTGCGCGAGCATGGCTTGCTGGTGGACGGCAAGATGGTGGCGGCCCAGTCCGGCCAACGCAGCGAGGTGCGTAATCCGGCTACAGGACAGGTGATTGCCAGCGTGGCCGATGGCAACGAGCAGGATGTGGATGCGGTGGTGCAAAGCGCGCACCGTGCGTTCAGCGCCGGGGTGTGGTCCGGCCTGCGTCCGGCCGAGCGCGAACGCATCTTGCTGAAGCTGGCCGATGTGCTGGAAGCGCACGCCGAGGAGCTGGCCCAACTGGAAACACTGAACCAGGGCAAGTCCATCCATATCTCGCGTGCCATTGAAGTGGGCGCGTCCATCGAATTTGTCCGCTACATGGCCGGCTGGGCCACCAAGCTGGGCGGCGAAACCATGGACGTGTCGATTCCGGTACCGCCCGGCACCCGTTATACCGCCTATACCCGCCGCCAGCCGGTGGGGGTGGTGGCCGGCATCGTGCCTTGGAATTTCCCGCTGATGATTGCAATCTGGAAGATGGTGCCGGCACTGGCCGCCGGTTGTACCGTGGTGCTCAAGCCGTCCACCGAAACCCCGCTCACTGCGCTGCGTCTGGGTGAGCTGGCACTGGAGGCCGGCATTCCGCCCGGCGTGGTGAATGTGCTGACCGGGCGTGGCTCCCGCGCCGGCCAGGCGCTGGCCGGCCACCCGCTGGTGAGCAAGGTGTCGTTCACCGGCTCCACCGAAATCGGCAAAACCATCGGCCATACCGCCATCGACAATATGACCCGCTTCTCGCTGGAGCTGGGCGGCAAGAACCCGATGATCATGCTGGGTGATGTGGATGTGGACAAGGCCATCCAGGGCGCGCTGATGGGGGGCTTCCTCAATCAGGGCCAGGTATGTGCCGCCGCCTCCCGCCTGTATATCCAGCGCAGCAAGTTCAACCAGGTCGTCGAAGGACTGGCCGCTGCCGCCAACAGCATGACGCTGGGTAGCGGCATGGACCTGAACGCCCAGGTGAACCCGCTGGTGTCGGCCCGCCAGCAGCAGTCGGTGTGCCGCCTGATCGATACCGCCCGCAGCGAAGGCGCCAGCATTCTGGCTGGTGGCGGCGCGGCCGATCTGCCGGGTTACTTCGTCAAGCCCACCATTATTCTCAACGCCGCCCAGCACAGCACCATCGTGCGTGAGGAAGTATTCGGCCCGGTGCTGGTGGCGCTGCCCTTCGACCATCCCGACGAGGCCATTGCCATGGCCAATGACTCACGCTATGGCCTGGCTGCCAGCTTGTGGACCAATGACCTGTCCGCCGCCATGAACCTGGTGCCGCGCATCGAGGCCGGCACGGTGTGGGTCAACACTCATATCCCGCTGGACCCCAGCCTGCCGTTTGGCGGCTTCAAGCAGTCCGGCATCGGCCGCGAGTTTGGTCGCGGTGCGGTGGAAAACTTTACCGAGACCAAGTCGGTCTGCATCGCGCACTGAGCGGCAAGAAAAATACCGCTCCCGCGCTTCCCTGCTTGCTGTTGCGCCACGTGATGGCCAGCAGGGGGGCAAGGCGAAGCGGAAAGCCGCCTCAGATTTTGTTGGCCGTCATCGGCCGCACATTTGTCTGCAAAGGAGTAACCCATGTCTTACGACAAGTCCCGTTTCTGGCACCCCATGCTGCACCCCAATGACATGAAGCAGCGCCAGCCCATCCGCGTCGTGCGGGGGGATGGCTGTTACGTGTTTGACGACCAGGGCCACAAGCTGGTGGATGGCGTGGCCGGTTTGTGGAACGTCAACGTCGGCCACAACCGCCCGGAAGTGAAGCAAGCCATCGTGGAGCAACTGGACGAACTGGAGTATTTCCAGCTATTTGACGGCATCTCCCACCCGCGGGCCGAGGAGCTGTCCGCCACCCTCATCGACATGCTGAAGCAGGAAGACATGGCGCGGGTCAGCTTCAGTTCCGGCGGCTCGGATGCGGTGGAAACCGCGCTCAAGCTGGCCCGCCAATACTGGCGCGTCTGCGGCCAGCCGGACCGCACCAAGTTCATCTCGCTCAAGCAGGGCTATCACGGCGTGCATTTCGGTGGTGCTTCGGTCAACGGCAATACCGTGTTCCGTCGCAGCTACGAACCGCTGCTGCCGGGCTGCTTCCATGTGGAAACACCGTGGCTGTACCGCAACCCGTTTACCGAAGATCCGGAAGAACTGGCGCAGATCTGCGCGCAGATGCTGGAGCGGGAAATCCTGTTCCAGAGCCCGGACACCGTGGCCGCCTTTATTGCCGAACCCATCCAGGGTGCCGGTGGTGTCATCGTGCCGCCCGCCAGCTACTGGCCGCGGATCCGCGCGGTGTGCGACAAGTACGGCGTGCTGCTGATTGCCGATGAAATCGTCACCGGTTTTGGCCGTTCCGGCTCCATGTTCGGCAGCCGTCTGTGGGGCGTGAAACCGGACATCATGTGCCTGGCCAAGGGCATTTCCTCCGGCTATGTGCCGCTGGGTGCCACCGTGGTGAACCAGCGCGTGGCCGATGCCTTTGCCAAGAACCAGGATTTTGGCGGCGTCATCATGCACGGCTACACCTATGCCGGTCACCCGGTAGCCTGCGCGGCGGCCATTGCCAACCTCAAGATCGTGCGCGAGGAAAACCTGCCGGCCCAGGCCGCCGCCCAGGGTGAATACCTGCTGGCCAGGCTCAAACCGTTTGCCGACAAATACGCCGCCGTCGGTGAGGTACGTGGCAAGGGGCTGATGATTGCGCTGGATCTGGTGCAGGACAAGCACAGCCGCGAGCCTATCGATCCGATGGGCGGCTATGCCAACAAGGTGGCCGAAATCGCCCGTGAAAACGGCGTGCTGGTACGCCCGGTGGGTACCAAGATCATCCTGTCGCCGCCGCTGGTTATCGGCCAGGCAGAATGCGATGCCATTGTCAGTGCGCTGGCTGCCGGTTTCGAGGCTGCCTGAACCATGTGACGGGAGGGAGCGGGCCAGGCGCCTGCTTCCGCCCATTGCCAGGACAACACCATGGCCCATCTGCTTGCTGACGCACCGGTGGCAAAGCCGTTGCAACGCTGTCTGGACGTGCTGCAGGATGTGTTGCCGCACAGCGCCACTGCTTTTTACCGGGTGGACCGGCAGCAACAGCCGCATGATTTCGTCTTGCGCCACATGCCGCAAGAGCTGCACCAGCACTATGTGGCGCGTTACATGGGGCACGACCCGCTGCATCCGGCCAGATTGGCGCGCCAGCCGCTGGATGTGGTGACGCTGGGTAGTGCCTTGCCTGTGTCGCAACGTGCCACATCGCGCTATACGCCGTTTCTGGCCAGCAACCGGCTGGTGGATGTGGCGGAAATCCTGCTGCGGCGGCAGGGGCGGGTGGTGGCCGCTTTCTCCTTGTTACGGCAAGGGCGGATGCCCGGCTTTGCCGACGACGAGCTGCGTGTGCTGCATGGCTTGCATGGCCTGCTGGACATGGCGCTGGACAGCATGCTGAGCCAGCCTTGCCCGGCCCCCGCCATCGTGCTGACCGAACGCGAGCAGGCAGTGGTCATGCTGTTGTCTACCGGTGCCTGCAACAAGACCATTGCCCGCGAGCTGAACATGGGTCTCGCCACGGTCAAAACCCATTTATTGCACCTGTTTCGCAAGTTTGATGTGAGTAGTCGTACCGCGCTGGCGCATGCCCTGTTTGTCCGGCAACAAGCCGAACAGCACTTGCGGCAGTGACGGTTTCGTCCGGGACAGCCATAAAAAGAAGCGCGCCCGGTTATCAGCATGATGGGGAAGGTGTACTGATGCGCCACAGACAGGTAGCAAGCCTGCTGCAGTGCCTCCCTGCCATGGTTAGCGAGTCTTCAGGAGGAAAACAGCATGTCGATAGAGAAGAAACTGACCCGGCACCTGCAGCAAGGGGTGGTGGGTTTTCCGGTGGCGCTGGCCAGTTCGGTCGGCGTGGTGATGGCCAGCCCGGTCATCCTTACCGTTACCAGCGGTTTTGGCATGGCGGGCAGCACCTTTGCCCTGGCCATGCTGATTGCCTTCATCATGATGCAGGCGCAGGCCACCACCTTTGCCGAAGCGGCCTCGATGATGCCGACGTCCGGTGCCGTCTACGATTACATATCCTGCGGGCTGGGGCGCTTCTGGGCGATTACCGGCACCATCTCGGCTTATCTGCTGGTGCATGTGTTTGCCGGTACGGCGGAAACCATCCTGTCCGGCATCATGGCGCTGGTGAACTTTGAACACCTCAACACCATGCTGGAGCACAGCGGCACTTCCTGGATGGTGGGGGTAGGGCTGGTGGTGTTGTTTGGCGTGCTCAATGCGCTAGGAATTACCATTTTCGGCAAGGCTGAAATCGTGCTGACCTTCGTGATGTGGGCCACGCTTACCGTGTTCGGCATCATCGGCCTCATCAAGGCCCCGGCTGTGTCGCTGCAAGGCTGGTTCGGCAGTCCCTTGGACCTGAGTGACGCCAGTGGCGTGCTCAGCCTGATCGGCATGGCCATGTTCATGTTTGTCGGCTTCGAGCTGGTGACTCCGCTGGCACCGGAGCTGAAAAACGCCGGTCGCAACATTCCGCGTGCCGCCAAGCTGGGCCTGACCGGCGTGGCCGTTACCATGGCCATCTACGGGGCGGCCATGGTGCATCAGGTGGCCAATGTGGCAATGGACCCGAAAAATCCCGCCGGCCCGCATTTGCTGGATACCCCGATGGCGATTCCGGCCTTTGCCGATCAGGTGATGGGCCCCTTCGGCAAGATCTGGCTGGGTATCGGCCTGCTGTTTGCCGGTGCGGCCACCATCAATACCCTGATTGCCGCGCTGCCGCGCATCCTGTACGGCATGGCGGTGGATGGTGCGCTGCCCAAGGCGTTTACCTATCTGCACCCGCGTTTCAAGACGCCGCTGGTGGGCATTCTGGTGGCGGTGGTCATTCCCTGCGTCCATGCCTGGTTCATCCAGGGTGATCTGGACCGCATCATGCCGCTGGTGCTGGCGGCGGTATGTGCCTGGGGTGTGGCTTATCTGCTGGTGAATCTGGCCATCGTGCGTCTGCGCTTCACCCGGCCGGATTTCCCGCGGGCCTATCGCTCGCCCTGGTTCCCGCTGCCGCAGATCGTGTCCTCGGTGGGCATCCTGATTGCCATCTGGTACATCACGCCGCCGGGCATGCACCCGCGCGACATCTATCTGCCCTTTGGCATCATGCTGGGTCTAACTGCGCTGTATGCACTGGTGTGGACCGTGTTTGTCCAGAAGGTGAACCCCTTCCGTGCGGTGGCCATAGAAGACATTCTGGCCGAGGAGTTCGGCAAGGTGGGCGGCCATGCTTCGCTGATCGACGAGGAGCTCAAGCGTGTTGCCTCTGGTGCTTGAGCGGCTGTGGCAGCCGCGCCTGCCACGGGCTTACCGGCCGGGGGCAACCCTGGCCAGGCTGGCGCAGGACCTGAACGGGCTGGAAGTGGTCGGTGCGGAAGAGGGCTGTCCGGCTTACCGCTTGCCTGCTGCAGACTGGTTTTTCCGGGTGGAGGAGCGGGTGGAAAGCCAGTTCCTGCTGCATACCGTCAGTTGCTGCTTTGTACTGGCACTGCCGGGCAGTGCGCCATCCCGTCCGTCCCGGCTGCAACTGCAGCACCGCGGTAACTGGCAGCGCAGCGGTTTTGCCTGTCTGCGCCGCGAGGGGGATGGCGCAGAGCTGGCGGCCCTGATGGCCTTGTTACAGCAGGACCGCGACTTGCACATCGCGCTGATGCCGCTGGATTTCAAGCGTTGTGAACTGATTGCGGATGAGCAGGGCTGGCGGCTGGAAGTCGAGCATTTTGCCGCCAGTGAAGTGGTGGGCAGCTTCCCGCCTTTTCGCCGCTATATCCGCCTGTTGTCCACACAGAAACTGGCCTTGCTGGCGGTAATGGCGGCGGTGCGGCGAGTGGCGGCCGGCGCGGGCTGATTTTTACGCGGTAAAACAATACACAACAGGCCCCGGCATTACGCCGGGGCCTGTTGCATTCAGTCTCTGGTGTCAGCGGTCCGCTTCGGTCAGCAGCGCCTTGTCCTCGCTCAGCGCCACGGGGGCTGGCAGTTGCTCCAGTTCGTTTAGCAGGCTGATCAGCAGTTCCAGTTTTTCCTCGCCAAAATGCGCTTCTATCTGCCGATAGCAGGCGTTGGACAGTGGCGCGACTTCGCGTGTCAGTTGGCGACCTTCCCTGGACAAGGACACAATCAGCCGGCGGCTATCCACCTTGTCGCGGCTGCGGTGAATCAGGCCGGCCTTTTCCATGCGCACCAGAATGCCGGTAAGGCTGGGCGACAGGATGCAGGCCAGGTCGGCAATCACCCCGGCTTCCATTTCGCCGCGGTCATCCAGCAGGCGCAGAATGCGCCATTGCTGTTCGGTCAGGCCCACACTGTTGAGCAAGGGACGAAAGTAAGCCATCACGGCTTCACGGGCGCGCAGCAGGTGCTGCGGCAGGCGGTGCTGGTGTTGTGCGCTGGAAGTTGGCATGCGATTCAGGATGGCGGATCAATGTGATTAATATCTTAACATTCTGAGCGCCTGTTCCCAAGTCGCCATCTGCCATTTGCCCGGAACAATGTGGGTCACATGCAGAGGCGGCTCCTCCATCTGGTGGATGGGGGATGCTGACCGGCCTGCCTACACTGTGGCTTCCCGTTCTTATTTCTGGAAGGAAAGCAGATGGTAGCTCAAGCCAAAACCGTGGTGATTACCGGTGCCGGCAGTGGCATAGGGGCAGCTTGCGCTGCATTGCTGGCCGCCGACGGCGTGCAGCTGGTGTTGATTGGCCGTCGTGCCGCGCCTTTGCAGCAGTTGGCCGCGCAATACGGTGCGCTGGCACTGGATGGTGACGCGGCGGACAGCACGCGCTGGCCTGGCTGGCTGGCGCAAATCCGCCAACGCTGTGGTGCCATTGACGGCCTGCTGTGTTGTGCCGGCGGCCTGGGCATGGGCAGTGCGCTGCAAACGGATGACGCCGCGTGGCATGCCGCCATGCGTGCCAATCTGGATACCGCTTTTGTTGCCGCACGGGCATGCCTGCCGGATTTGATCGCCAGCCGGGGTGCCATGGTATTGCTGGCTTCGATAGCCTCACTGGCCGCCGGGCCGGAGGTGTGTGGCTATACCACCGCCAAGCATGCGCTGATTGGCCTCACCCGCTCGTTGGCGCGTGATTACGGCCCGCACGGGGTGAGGGTGAATGCGGTGTGTCCCGGCTGGGTGAAAACGCCGATGGCGGATGAGGAAATGCAGCCGCTGATGCAACAGTATGGCGACAGCCTGGATCAGGCCTATGCCCGGGTGACGGCGGATGTTCCCTTGCGCCGGGCTGCCGCACCGGAGGAAATCGCCAGCATCTGTCGCTTCCTGCTGTCGGAGCAGGCCAGCATCATCACCGGCGCGGCCATTGTGGCCGATGGCGGCTCCAGCATTGTCGATGTGCCTACCCTGGCTTTCAACGCACTGTCCTGAGCACAGTTTCAATTGGATTCAATGAACAACACCGCCTACATGGCGGTGTTGTCGTTTGCGGCACTACCAATCGTTTCAGTGCAGCGCCGCCGTGCTCTCCGGCAAGGTGGCACCGCCGTCCACGATGATGGTCTGCCCGGTGATGTAGGCTGCGGCATCCGAAGCGAGAAACAGCATGGCGGCGGCAATATCTCCCGGCTCGCCCAGTCGCCCCAGTGGAATGTTGCGGGCGATGG contains the following coding sequences:
- a CDS encoding helix-turn-helix domain-containing protein, translating into MLAEVRHFDDAQCHAAHLPGWQQVYDQISGGRFYSSLSRLNTGHLEVFREAFNQRVVQYGRAPADMVHFAIPIHAPLPLTLQGRAVGCHAITALRSNEEFIMHAPAEVDSIQLSVRNEDLAALAPEFYQQLSSKRQWQPVIQIPPEQLAHTRQLLLSVFDQAVENPDLMRFAGSQKLVQHQLISLLLDLLHGSVPERAINLTHATHCDIVRRSQAIVLASSDEPVTVLDLCQQLRISRRTLQNSFQLIAGTTPVDYLRSIRLNAVRRMLLSPEHAGLGVRDAAGHWGFYHLGHFARDYRKLFCELPSETRQRSLLQ
- a CDS encoding aldehyde dehydrogenase family protein — encoded protein: MDHNRVVVLDAVNTFLLREHGLLVDGKMVAAQSGQRSEVRNPATGQVIASVADGNEQDVDAVVQSAHRAFSAGVWSGLRPAERERILLKLADVLEAHAEELAQLETLNQGKSIHISRAIEVGASIEFVRYMAGWATKLGGETMDVSIPVPPGTRYTAYTRRQPVGVVAGIVPWNFPLMIAIWKMVPALAAGCTVVLKPSTETPLTALRLGELALEAGIPPGVVNVLTGRGSRAGQALAGHPLVSKVSFTGSTEIGKTIGHTAIDNMTRFSLELGGKNPMIMLGDVDVDKAIQGALMGGFLNQGQVCAAASRLYIQRSKFNQVVEGLAAAANSMTLGSGMDLNAQVNPLVSARQQQSVCRLIDTARSEGASILAGGGAADLPGYFVKPTIILNAAQHSTIVREEVFGPVLVALPFDHPDEAIAMANDSRYGLAASLWTNDLSAAMNLVPRIEAGTVWVNTHIPLDPSLPFGGFKQSGIGREFGRGAVENFTETKSVCIAH
- a CDS encoding aspartate aminotransferase family protein, encoding MSYDKSRFWHPMLHPNDMKQRQPIRVVRGDGCYVFDDQGHKLVDGVAGLWNVNVGHNRPEVKQAIVEQLDELEYFQLFDGISHPRAEELSATLIDMLKQEDMARVSFSSGGSDAVETALKLARQYWRVCGQPDRTKFISLKQGYHGVHFGGASVNGNTVFRRSYEPLLPGCFHVETPWLYRNPFTEDPEELAQICAQMLEREILFQSPDTVAAFIAEPIQGAGGVIVPPASYWPRIRAVCDKYGVLLIADEIVTGFGRSGSMFGSRLWGVKPDIMCLAKGISSGYVPLGATVVNQRVADAFAKNQDFGGVIMHGYTYAGHPVACAAAIANLKIVREENLPAQAAAQGEYLLARLKPFADKYAAVGEVRGKGLMIALDLVQDKHSREPIDPMGGYANKVAEIARENGVLVRPVGTKIILSPPLVIGQAECDAIVSALAAGFEAA
- a CDS encoding helix-turn-helix transcriptional regulator, translated to MAHLLADAPVAKPLQRCLDVLQDVLPHSATAFYRVDRQQQPHDFVLRHMPQELHQHYVARYMGHDPLHPARLARQPLDVVTLGSALPVSQRATSRYTPFLASNRLVDVAEILLRRQGRVVAAFSLLRQGRMPGFADDELRVLHGLHGLLDMALDSMLSQPCPAPAIVLTEREQAVVMLLSTGACNKTIARELNMGLATVKTHLLHLFRKFDVSSRTALAHALFVRQQAEQHLRQ
- a CDS encoding APC family permease, giving the protein MSIEKKLTRHLQQGVVGFPVALASSVGVVMASPVILTVTSGFGMAGSTFALAMLIAFIMMQAQATTFAEAASMMPTSGAVYDYISCGLGRFWAITGTISAYLLVHVFAGTAETILSGIMALVNFEHLNTMLEHSGTSWMVGVGLVVLFGVLNALGITIFGKAEIVLTFVMWATLTVFGIIGLIKAPAVSLQGWFGSPLDLSDASGVLSLIGMAMFMFVGFELVTPLAPELKNAGRNIPRAAKLGLTGVAVTMAIYGAAMVHQVANVAMDPKNPAGPHLLDTPMAIPAFADQVMGPFGKIWLGIGLLFAGAATINTLIAALPRILYGMAVDGALPKAFTYLHPRFKTPLVGILVAVVIPCVHAWFIQGDLDRIMPLVLAAVCAWGVAYLLVNLAIVRLRFTRPDFPRAYRSPWFPLPQIVSSVGILIAIWYITPPGMHPRDIYLPFGIMLGLTALYALVWTVFVQKVNPFRAVAIEDILAEEFGKVGGHASLIDEELKRVASGA
- a CDS encoding DUF3156 family protein, producing the protein MLPLVLERLWQPRLPRAYRPGATLARLAQDLNGLEVVGAEEGCPAYRLPAADWFFRVEERVESQFLLHTVSCCFVLALPGSAPSRPSRLQLQHRGNWQRSGFACLRREGDGAELAALMALLQQDRDLHIALMPLDFKRCELIADEQGWRLEVEHFAASEVVGSFPPFRRYIRLLSTQKLALLAVMAAVRRVAAGAG
- the hpaR gene encoding homoprotocatechuate degradation operon regulator HpaR, with amino-acid sequence MPTSSAQHQHRLPQHLLRAREAVMAYFRPLLNSVGLTEQQWRILRLLDDRGEMEAGVIADLACILSPSLTGILVRMEKAGLIHRSRDKVDSRRLIVSLSREGRQLTREVAPLSNACYRQIEAHFGEEKLELLISLLNELEQLPAPVALSEDKALLTEADR
- a CDS encoding SDR family NAD(P)-dependent oxidoreductase, which gives rise to MVAQAKTVVITGAGSGIGAACAALLAADGVQLVLIGRRAAPLQQLAAQYGALALDGDAADSTRWPGWLAQIRQRCGAIDGLLCCAGGLGMGSALQTDDAAWHAAMRANLDTAFVAARACLPDLIASRGAMVLLASIASLAAGPEVCGYTTAKHALIGLTRSLARDYGPHGVRVNAVCPGWVKTPMADEEMQPLMQQYGDSLDQAYARVTADVPLRRAAAPEEIASICRFLLSEQASIITGAAIVADGGSSIVDVPTLAFNALS